The genomic window tgagaaattaaaagaaacagaagtgtttgaaataaattgtcttgattttttttttattcatccaAATCTAATTATTATACATGTATATGGAAATACATGCATAAATAGATTACAATACCTTAATGTTTTAtctttcaattttcctttttttctgatgctacTAGAAAGCAATAATGGCTCAGGTAGAAGAAAAACGGAAGAAGAAACAactggaggaagagcagagaaaatgggaagaacAAGAGGAAGAACAGCGCCTAGCAcgagaaaaagaacaaatgcagaagcagTTTGAAGAAGAcatgctgaaacaaaaacaaaaggaggtggggttttttattttctttagtgcACATAGTTGTAATAATAGTGGGTTTTGAGGAAGATGGTTCTTGTTCTTCACTTTCAAAATTGTGTCACCTcgtcattttgaaaatgaacacTGTCTGAAATTTAGACATTTGAAACCAAAATCTGTTTCCTCAATTAATAAATTTACAACACCATACAAGTTTAAggcaggtttctttttttggacaAAGGCCttttcaggaagagaaatgatAAGAACTGGCAAAAACTGAATTGTAGTTATAAGTAATGcagaaacatgcatttttagatgcaaattttaaataaaaaaacccacctcaaaGTCTGTGATCCAATTATTGTTGTAACTTGATGCTTTTAAGGTGCTTCAGTACCATGAAGTTTATCTGACTGGATGTGCTTTCACTCTGGATTAAAGACTTTTCAGAATATAGTctagaaaaggcattttaaaagtcattcaTGTGCTAGAGCTTTTCCTCTGTAACTATTGCTGAGCTTTACATACTCCTTTCTTCTAAAAGTTAAACCAAAAGTACATTTTGACCTTTGGTAAGACAAATCTTGGATTTGTATACATTCTTACCTCTGTAGAAGGTTAAAAGCCTTGTCTGatgttttattcttccttttggcACAGTAGCAGCTATTACTGTTTGCTTCATATTTGAAACAGTAGCAGAATTTCATGATGTCATAAGATAGAGTGATTCCAAAAACACACCCTTCTCTAAAACCTGCAGAAATATGGATCCCTGATTTCTCTGCGTTTTCTGGATGGAAATGTATAGCATCTGCCTGTAGATGCTAGAACAAACTGGTAAAAAATTGGGCAAGTCATCTTTCTCTGTAATTGCTCAGCTCCTTCAAAACATGTTATGCTATCAGTTGTTCTTTCCACCTGCAAATGCCGTAGGAAGTGGGGATGAGATGGTAATAGCAGTTTGGGAAGGAGGTATTCCTTGGCCCAGTCTCTTCCTATGCCTTGAACCTGCTGAGTCTGGAAACTGTAACCCTCATTTTTAGGGATGCTCTGCCTTTGTTAGGGAGGCTTCTACTGTCTCCTTTCTGTAGATGTAGGAGGAAGGTGagttttttaattacttttatttaggcttgttttatttcattaaaccACATGATATAGGAATTCATAGATGGCTGAAATCAGATGGCATttagcaaaatattaatttattagaAAGGAGATAAATATCCAAATAACTTTGAGGATCTAGATGCTTGCTTTTTAATGCTAGGATTGAACATCTTTCATTAGCACAGCAGAGGTTCTGAATTTATCTTTATAATCATGATGCAATATGTAACATATAATTTTTTACTCAactagttttggttttgtttttaaaaaaaaaaaagctttaccCAAAATAAGAATATATGTAAACCCTGAGGATTAGATGGGGATAAAATAAtcctattaattttattatcaaaataaatcatcacatatatttacttttttttttttaaaggaacttgTGACTCTTAAAACAAATGAGCTCTATCAGACAATGCAGAAAGCTCAAGAATTAGCACAGAGATTAAAACAAGAACAGCGCATTCGAGACTTGGCTCAGAAGGGACATGACATTTCAAAACTTCAGAAGAATCTTGGTGGTGGCAAGTACAAGTCTTTTCATACTCAGTTTGCCTATTCCTTTGGTGTTTGCATGCAAGCTGTtcgtgggttttgttttggtttttattcccCTGTCTGCTTTTGGGTCAGAAATTGTTCCTTTGCTTCACGAACCAAATTTCATTTTGGCTTATTTACCTGTCAGAAAAATAGCGGTGTTAACTAATACGGAGAATATTGTATTTTAGTAAGCTTCAAATACTATATTacataaaggaagaaatataaaGATATTACCAGGAATGCATAGGGAATATTCAGACCTACGTGCTGTCGATTGGATTTCCAGTGAAAAAGGGAGAGTATTAGGATCTGAACAATAGTTCTTAGTCTTGCTTTGAGTTCTAAACCACCATAGTCTGATAACTTGATAGCATGGTTTAAATGGAACGTACATTACTAAGTTGAACAATTTCACTTACTTCTTTTTAGGTGATACAGAATTTGAAAATTGTAATACTGGCATTTCACATCAAAGTCATAATTTTTCTGATGACATTAAGAGTCACAGTGATGAGCAGAGTTCTCCTCGGAAAGACACTGCTGTACAGACAGGTATGCAGGcctttaaatttaattactgTGATGTACCTCAAGAACGACAGAACAGTGTATTTGTGAAACTGAGCCAAATCACTGTCATTCACAGTGgaataaaactagaaaaaaatacttggacAGACACAGTCAGGTTAGTATATTGCAATGTATTACTATATTCTTCTAAATAAATGGTATGTCTATATAGTTGTTACTTACCAGTTAGAGGTTCAAATCACACAGTCTGAAATATAGTGTTGACTTAGAGTCATGGTCACAAGCCATGTGGGACTCCATTTATTAaggcatttaaatatatttgtagtAGTCTTCAGTGTGAATGTTCACAGGTTTACATAACGTGGTTTGGTATTGAGCAGGGCTGGGTTCCGAGTGAATCCTTGAAAATATTGGCAGAAACATTGTCAATAATCACAGAATTAGAAAACTAGACTTACTAGTAAATGAGAGCTTACATTCAAATGTTTAGAAAAGCTTTCTACAATTCTTGCTAAATACCCAGACAGAATTGCATGCCCATCTAGACAGAATACTTTCCAGTCTTTATCTTGATTTCTGCATCACACcattaaaaaacccagctcAAACTTAGTCTGCAGTTATTAAAGTTGTAGATGAGGTGTGAATGAGCAGATTCAGTGGCAACTTACAGTCACTTTATGCCTTGTATTTAGAAATTTATTAGCTTATCACTTGTGAAGTggaagctttattttatttctatttgctTAAGcaacaattaatatttttggttttgacagtGCTGGTAGAAATTTTACTGTGAATTTGGAGAGTTTACAAATTTGtaacaaataatgtttttgtgTATGCCCCTTAgtaaagaaagaagctgaattgttagtaatttaaaaattgaacaAAGTATTTCCATTGGAAGACAAGGATTAGGAAAGTAAGTTATTCCCAGTAGCACTGTGAGTATGACCAAACCATCGGCATGCTGAAAAACTAAAcagaagctgtgttttgctCTTTAGCTTTGGGTACTATGACAGAAGAagaattacacattttaaaataatgttacaTTTTACATAAATTTTGCTTTACAGTGACTTGATTTCATTCTCCaatcttttttttgcttctacTGGTCCTATCTATCCTctacatcaaaaagaaaaaaaaaaacattataaaactGTAACGAACAATTTTTGAATAAAATCAGTAATGGTAGATTGAACACATACAAAAGTCAAACAATTAATTTGAATAGCTTAGACTTGGagttaaaatataatattttttttttagattactTTAACACTTCAGAATACACTGAGTCAGCTGAGGGAAGAACTGTGTGTTGCGGATCGCCTGATATTTCCATAGAATATAAAGAAACCTCTAACAGCAAAAAGTACCAGAAGGAAATGCAGTgtatagataaaaataaaatttcaggaaaagagaCTGGTGGCATTTACAGTGATCTGTATGAACAAtattcaagaaaagaaagacaaattaaaccttcagaaaaatacagcaaaagacCTGACTGGAACATAAACAAGCCTGGGAAAAGATACATTCCAGCATCAGAAAGATACCCGAAACAGCTacaaaaacaaagggaagaaaacaaagtaagacGACAAATGGAGCTGCTTCAGTTGGTAGAAAGAAATACACCTGGGAATCTCTGCCCAAAAAAGGGTGGTTATTCAGACAAGTCTCCTTCACctcaggaagaaataaatacgAAGAATAAGGGACATAGAGTCAGAAAGGTAACTATTTGGTCTTTAACAACAAtgatgtgtatttttaagaCTCTTGTTCCACACTGTTTTGCCTGGATGGGAATTCAGTTATGTAACTCCAGCACTGAGAATTTTCCTATTACTATCCTTTGTGTAAGGAATGGTATTACAACATTGTTTTGTTCATCATGATCAGAAGAATATAGTCAGATTTTGTGACTTAGCTTTTACTGTTATTTCAGTCTTCCAAAGTGTTGATTCtctttaatttattcattataATTGATTTATTATGTAAACAGGGAGCTTGATTGAAAGCATTGTGCAGGATAGAAGGACATCATtgacttgcctttttttgtccAGTCGTTATGTTTTGGTGATGGTTCAGGTATAGGAGTACCTGttcaagaaaacaatttttatttctgcaaagaatATGGATAACTGAGGATGTACTCTATTGTCATAGAAATGCATCCTTCTCAGTGGAGTAATTTCTTCTCCATTTGCAGTAAGCATGTATCAGTATAGCTTGTGgctgggaaataaaataattttcatttaaagaaatattataaaatatattcatgccttctctctctctctccccctctctcttgCTTGCTCGCTctctgtatgtatgtatatgcatatgtacaCATAAACACCTCACTTTCTCACACCTTCcgatagaaaaaaatctgacgTAGAAAAGGTGGCCACTTCGATTCTGTTTAGCCATTTGTTTACTGTGGCTACATACACATATTTTAGAAGCTgtaggtattaaaaaaaagtatgtgaaaATACATAACTGTTCACATAGGTGTCTTTAAAGATTTATTCATTTGTTAAAGTGTGGTTGGTTTATTTGAGGTTAATGGTAAATCATAAGTTTTGTGCTTACATTACTGAAAGGTAAATGTTCAAGAATTTTGTACCTGAGAAATGGGCCAATGAATTTTAAGCAGATTTTTAAGATAAGTAAGCATTGTTTGATACCATAAGAAGTATGGgatacattaatatttttcatttaaatagaaaacttCTACTGACTGTATCTAGAAACATGACCTTTCCTTTAATAATCATTATCTTGGGCTGAACTTTTCAGGTTTATAAATGCAGTTTTCCAAGGTCATTGGAAAATATATATAGTATTTTGATAGTGCTTATAGCTGCCAAAGACATGGAAAATTGGAGTAAATCCTCTGgtaatttgtttaatttagttCATAGACACTACAAGTCTCTTTATTGCAAGTCTTTTGATGAATACCTTTCTCCTGAACCCAGGTCAATTAGTCCTTTTGGAATTTCAGAACaaacttttcttgaaaaaggaaagctttttacTAAAAAACAtggagctttttattttacttttgactTTCTTGGTTTTCTCCTAGGAAGAACAATTACATAAGAATCATATGAATGAAGAAAGGTACGTCAATATTCTGCATTAAtgaaatgtataaatacatttatggTGAAATacacatgcttttctttcctgatttttaatttttttaaaaaagaatttagatGCATCTAATTgtctattattaaaaatacacaagacCAGACAAACTGCAGGTATAAAAGCAGAGTAAATGAGCAAAAGTCTAGTCCTGTGAGGATTCTTTGTCTCTACTATTTGAGAAAATTAATCACATTATTTAAGTATTGTTTGGagctttttaaactgaaattgtttCATACAGATCTGAATCACCACCTGTTCCAGCAGTTAAGAACAGATTACACCAAGTacaacaaaaccagacacaTGCTTCTAATCTTCTGGTGCATAACAACaatagaagagagaaaaataccaaGACAGATACACAGCAGAGGAGCTCACCTCCTCCTGTTACAGAAGCTGGAAGACCTCCCTCTTCACAATTTATTCCATATGTTCGAACAAATGAAGTATATTATCTTGATCCAGATGCACCAGTGACTAGACCTTCAACACATGACCCACAGTATCGACAGTTTAATGGTACTGAAATGTATTGTGAACTTATTCATGTTGGAGAGATGTTACAGTTATTTAGTTCAAAGTGCTACAATTTATACAATTTGgtatttgtttttactgaattttGCAGCAACCCATGTGTGTCACAGCACTGTACAGAAAGCCTATGCAACCAAATGATactctgtataaaaaaaaaaccaaacaaacaacaacaacaaaaaaaacccaaagaaaaattaaaaaaaaaaaaaaccacaacatttcttattcttttatctgccttttttctctgtttaccTTTAATGAAGTATGATTGCACTTCTCTGGCATTTTGTGTTTAGATTTGGGTTTAGGAATCTTAAGTGTTGTTTGACTTAAAAATAGTGAACATAATCTGATAGCAACCAAAACCTGATTTTCACAAGCTGTGAAAATCTACTGCttcaaaattaaagcaaaattgaTAAAGAGTATTGTTAACTGATTTGATATACATTTACTTTTAGATTCTTACCAAACACCACGACAGATTTGTAGCTCTGATCATGTTAGAGATCCTCTTCTAAATCCTGATGTAGTTAAAATCAGAGAGAGACAACAAGCAATTCTCAAAGGATTGTCAGAATTACGCCAGGTAAGCCAAAAGTTACTGGCTaaacatgtatgtgtatatatatatatactaaAGTCAAAATGAACATTGCGGACTATTATTACATAGTTATAAGCGTTAgtctttaaatcatttttccaTCATATATGATTAAGTTTTGGGCCCTGCCCTCTACTTTTGTTCCTTCTTACTAATTTTGTTCTTCATGCATTACTTCCACCTTTGGACTGTCCTTGGAGAGAGACTATGGACTCCTTAGTCCTTAGATTAGCTATGAAACAGCGGAGTACCTGAGAAAACTTGAAACCAAGAGGAGTGGCTTGGTTTAGTCTCCAGGTTTTGTTAGTTAGGGTTGCCTATAGTAAGACTGTTGCAATttcaaggaggaaaagaatagtattttaacaaaacactAGAACCCTTGTTAATGAAATTTCACTTCTGCATTTTATGGGTAAGCCAGTCATGCATGACAGAGCAGTGTGGTTGGTGCAGAAGAGTTACTGGGGTGGTACTCATGTGTCAGtcctgaaaaaatactgtaatttgcAAATTTGAAGTGTCAACACTTAGAAAATCCTTCCAAGATAGCTTTTCGTTGACATGTAAAAATCAGGATTTGTCAATCAGCCAGATTTAGTGAGTggatgtaaaatgaaatttagtttAATACTACACATGCACGAGCTCCTGAGACAAAAGCCTGTGTATGTTTGTATACATTTTCTATTTGCAGTAAGTTACTGGTAATGATTAGATGTACAGGATTGCCAGAAGGATTTTGAATATGGTGAGACTGTCTTTAAGGATCCATGTTGCAGTAAATTAACGAAGCACAAAAGATTATAGCTGGTAACTGAAGTTACATATTTTCCTGATTGGAGTCAGAATACCAGGAAAAATAGTCAGACATCTAGTTACTATTAAAACATGAGTGAACTGGATACTCCACCTGTTGGCAACAAGGTGTGGCCCATAGCAGATTCAAACCGCAGGTCTGGACAATCACATGAACAGTTTCCTTTTATACTTCTAAATGGCCTGACAGGGgactgcaagacaaaaaaaccccacatttacTTTTAGGTTTGCATTTCATTCTTGAAGAACACTAAAGATAAATATGTATTAGTATCTTCCCTTGTTTTTGAATGGCTCCATACTAAAAGTACTTTTTTGCTAGCAGcactatttattttactttgccttaagggagaaaaatttcataaattatgaaaataaaggcaagaaaatCTGACAGACTTAAGTACAACAAAACTACCAGTAGTTAATGCTACTAATTACTGCTGGGCTTTAGAAAGACAGAAGTTCTGCCATGCATACATCATGCTTCAGTAGTAGGTAAATTCCTTGTGCAAATGAAGGGTCATGGCTCAAGCTGTGACCCAACAACACCAAAAGGTTGCCAGTTTCTAATGGCTTCCAGATAGGTTTTACTGAATCTGGTCTTCCCCAATGCTCATtgacattttttgttaaatatctACAGCTGTTAAGTATCTTGTATTCAGGCTTCATTTGTCAGTGGTATTTTGGTTAAGAGTGAAGCCAGCCTCAAAGCATAATTTGATCCTTGTGCTTGCTGAGGTAAACAAAAGCCATGGGCATTTAAAGAGGTTTAGGGTGATAATACCCCTATTGGCAAACTTAAGAGACAAGAGCTTAGGGACATTTTTGATGCATAGTATATATTCAGGTCTTAACAGTGGCTAAAAACTATTGCTAAGGTTAGTCTTTCTATGGACCTTGGTTCTGGAAGAGAGTTAACTTAAAACATGtagacttcttttttaaatatcctaCTAGCTGCAGAATGCATTTAGTATTTGTGAAAAAGAAGGGccaaagtttaagaaaaaggataaaaacTCCAGCTACAGTCAGTACATACCAGAGCATCTTACTTTTACTAAGGCAATAAAACCACGTGCCAACATGCTGTAGCCTATAATGGCTAAGTGATCTTGCCAGCCACCAGCAGGCTGTCCAAggacaggcaaagaaaaaaaaaaaaaaacctcactacTTGTCCCTGTGTAGATATTTCACATTACTTTTCTCTAGGCCCTTTTTATTACCTTTGCAAACTATGTGATAGACTTTGTTCCAGTTTTCAGTGTTACTTGTTTCTCACCTTGGCTCTGGGTTGGCTTAGGGCAATTTATTGCATTAGCATGTTTTGTAACACTGTGAGATGcaaaaaacacttaaaagtaATTACTGACAAAGGGACTGAACAAGTCCCATGACCCATTAATAGAAATAGCAGATACTGTTGATCAGTGAGAAGGCAATTCATCAAGTGATTGAAAATAGGCAGTTGCTGATTTTGGAAGGATACAAAGTGAAGCCTTAACaggcttcttttctttgctAACTAACCAAAGCCAGATCTGCAGGacttctctccccttccatGCCACCAGGAATGCCTTGTCTAAATTGTTATAGTACCTGCTGGCTTGCATTAGGTCTATActgagctgtgccagcagcctATAACCCTTATCTTTGAGACAGGTCTTGTAACTCTGAGGAAAAACACTATTGTAGcggttcctttttttttttttttttttttttttagcatactTCCTTGGTGCTAAATTACTTCTGACAGGTCTAAAATGGATGGAGACGAAGGGGCCAGATCTATTGATATGTACAAGCCTATTAATTACAGtaaaaagacttattttaaatttatgaagGTACCTGACATAGCTATATCATGTATTACTTATCACATGGACAAGGATACACTTTCcaggagtttttttttttatcgcAGGCTTTTTCCATTATCTAGTACTTACAGGAGCCATTAACGAAGCAGGAGCCTTTTACCTTTTGAGAGTAAATATGCCTATCCTGAAAGGTCTGACACTGTTCTAGTTCAAATGATAATGCTGTCCTTTATTGTAAGAGTATAATTTACGTTGCCTAACCCATCAAGATTTTGGGTTCAGCTTCATACAAGAGTACGCTAGAATACTACAATTGTAGTGACAATGCACAGAGGAGTGAACAAGTTAAATTTAATACAATGGAAAAgtcctttttcctctgcatagTCATCCTTGGAAAGTGGACTGGCTTCCACTTCAGTCACACTGCAAGTCTTTTACAGACAACAGGAAATCTTGAGTTCCCTCTCTACTGAATGTATTACAttgtactgcttttttttaagtcagtcatatatttaaaaaccatCGAGCCTTAACAAgtgaattgttttaaaatatgaaacagtGACACTTTATTAGTTGAGGCTGCACGAGGAAGACAGAACATTAACATTTATATTCCATTTGTTTCAGGGcctcctgcagaagcagaaggagtTGGAGACTGCTCTGATTCCCACTATAGCACAAGAAGAGAactttattttgccattttgagGTACACATGAACATTCTGaattcttaaaatgtaaatgcacaGCACTTTGCTACTGTAATTAATTAGGAACCATCTCTATCTTTTTAATGGAAGACTTAAATTATGTGAACTTTTGACAGATTACAGGGTCATGTTGCTTTTTATATTGAAGATATATTAAACTAATGATGGTGTGTCTGTTTAGAATGGTCTTCATGCTACCTGAAGACATAGGTCCATTTAATATAAACCACCAAAACACAGTATAAAAATGttacatggggtttttttgtagaaCTCAGTGTATGTATTttgataaataaaaagattaagaTGTATTCCAAGTGGCTTGGGTAGACTTTGTTGGTATTTTTAACTATATGAAACTGCTTGTACTTAACTATTCAAATAGGTTTTAGGCTTAGACAATGCATATTAACTCAAGTAATCCCAGGTTCTAATACCACAGAAGTGCTGACTATAAACTTTTCCCCCCTCTCAATTAAACCAGGATAGCACCACTTAATAGTACAGTGTGCTGGGCCCAAGGCAGTAGAACTCAGTTTAAGGAAGTTTTCTTATAAACAAGGTCCTGAACAGATCAGTATTAAATGTTTACTTCAGATTCATTTACTTTTAGTCTTCAAAAGATAGGATAATCTGGAGTAAAACTTTCTCTCTAGACCTCTGCAGAAGATGCATAACCTGAATTCATGTTAGTTGTTCTGTGATACAACGTGATAAATGTCACAGAACATCCAAACTGAGACTCCTCTCAGCAGTGACTGTTCTAAACGTAACCTGAAGGTATCTTACAGCAGTAGCGAACAGTCCTCTCCTTTGTCTGCCAAGTCAGGCAGTAGGCAAGAATCTGCACTTGATGTCGTAGGTGGTAGAACAGTTCTTCACAAAATCCATTAAGGTTTATTGATACAAGGGAGTTGGGGgtttttgaggagaaaaaaaaaaaaaaaattatttatttgccaTGTTtgaggggggagaggagaaggtaACAACTGCTACATGAGTCTAGTACTGGTTTGTtcttaatttaaacaaataaatgaaagaactgttaacagaaagaaaggcaTTCCACTTTAGGGAAAAGActtaggtttcttttttaaaagctgtcctTTTTTAACCAATGATACTTGTCCCAACTACTTTTGTGAGTTTAGGGTGACGTAGTTTCAAACACTGTCATCTGGTACTAAACAGCACATCCTACATAAAAGCACTAAAATCAAattacaaacaggaaaaaatactccAAACGGATGACTTCGGACAACTTGAAGACAAGAGCAGTAGATGGGTGAGTCAGGAGTATTAGTATATGCAAAATCAGCAATGTAATAACAAGGGTAGTTTTGAGACTCCACAGCTATTTAATatcagctgctgttttccagaatCCTGAGTCAGAAGATGTACAAAATGAGCCAATTAAGAGAGAATCACTGGGGAAAAGGAAGTTTATAACTCAGCagatgtgaaattaaaaaggacAAGATTGAGAAACAGACCAAACTCTATACTTGTGACAatgctagtttaaaaaaaaaaaaaaaaaaaaaaggcaaggatCAGTAATCATTATGCTGAAGTGGGAGAGGACTGAGGTTTTTCTAATGCAAATTGAACTACCACAGTTGTTAAAACTAGGTTTGTCCTCTCATTACGGTAATTACAATGGCAAGATAAAAGTTAAGATCACTCCAATGGTACTATAATAAGCACAGAGTATCAAAATTAGATGCAACGATAATTGCTATTCATGAAATAAAGTTTGGGTATGTTTCTCATGTACtttgaaaacaatataaaaaccACAGACAATGCAATGTGTTAGCAAGTCCCTTGTGCATtaagagtttattttatttttgtaatggaaCTGCACCATTGGTTACTCTAATTGAGGTATTTAGCCAAAATCCAGTATATAGTCATTAAAATAACTACACTGCC from Aquila chrysaetos chrysaetos chromosome 20, bAquChr1.4, whole genome shotgun sequence includes these protein-coding regions:
- the CCDC66 gene encoding coiled-coil domain-containing protein 66 isoform X3, yielding MNLGDGLKLETEVLGGKPRLILAASDKSKPAMKMGNKARAPKQALRIKHTGHVPRSTQNACIKQENLTKPRSESSLSMTKGEKLQVTKHSSHEATTKDHSLIFQRDSTDRYPDSENPNVVKKSKQKPQNPSVSAEDLSLVCLTQEQLQKILMTVKEGTRSISETHKEKQEEMATNEASEENIVALLQKACEVSSVPDEANSDSSRKQEAYLQPGQKVIKDSWKPADMFSTLGEREGEKALLEFRKTQWKKELDEQIALKKKLKETLEGEVGYFCEKPGNNKTHEEKVETADPDKEAVPRERPFSALKHEQQKKWLEELDKQKEEAKLRKIEEKLNLSKAEEHDRWAMHFDSLKNHLNTNAQHPLNGMYKKQPERLCLSPDPKELTAFIHPFSPAALGNLMPLKVGNAEKAAKNSASEHSQKVSFLRSMTALLDPAQIEERDRRRQKQLEHQKAIMAQVEEKRKKKQLEEEQRKWEEQEEEQRLAREKEQMQKQFEEDMLKQKQKEELVTLKTNELYQTMQKAQELAQRLKQEQRIRDLAQKGHDISKLQKNLGGGDTEFENCNTGISHQSHNFSDDIKSHSDEQSSPRKDTAVQTDYFNTSEYTESAEGRTVCCGSPDISIEYKETSNSKKYQKEMQCIDKNKISGKETGGIYSDLYEQYSRKERQIKPSEKYSKRPDWNINKPGKRYIPASERYPKQLQKQREENKVRRQMELLQLVERNTPGNLCPKKGGYSDKSPSPQEEINTKNKGHRVRKEEQLHKNHMNEERSESPPVPAVKNRLHQVQQNQTHASNLLVHNNNRREKNTKTDTQQRSSPPPVTEAGRPPSSQFIPYVRTNEVYYLDPDAPVTRPSTHDPQYRQFNDSYQTPRQICSSDHVRDPLLNPDVVKIRERQQAILKGLSELRQGLLQKQKELETALIPTIAQEENFILPF
- the CCDC66 gene encoding coiled-coil domain-containing protein 66 isoform X2, producing the protein MKMGNKARAPKQALRIKHTGHVPRSTQNACIKQENLTKPRSESSLSMTKGEKLQVTKHSSHEATTKDHSLIFQRDSTDRYPDSENPNVVKKSKQKPQNPSVSAEDLSLVCLTQEQLQKILMTVKEGTRSISETHKEKQEEMATNEASEENIVALLQKACEVSSVPDEANSDSSRKQEAYLQPGQKVIKDSWKPADMFSTLGEREGEKALLEFRKTQWKKELDEQIALKKKLKETLEGEVGYFCEKPGNNKTHEEKVETADPDKPMFPADSIITTEENSVCTTALTTEANKVPLNVSSAPAGRSSDFGSAVSCSAIVFGEAVPRERPFSALKHEQQKKWLEELDKQKEEAKLRKIEEKLNLSKAEEHDRWAMHFDSLKNHLNTNAQHPLNGMYKKQPERLCLSPDPKELTAFIHPFSPAALGNLMPLKVGNAEKAAKNSASEHSQKVSFLRSMTALLDPAQIEERDRRRQKQLEHQKAIMAQVEEKRKKKQLEEEQRKWEEQEEEQRLAREKEQMQKQFEEDMLKQKQKEELVTLKTNELYQTMQKAQELAQRLKQEQRIRDLAQKGHDISKLQKNLGGGDTEFENCNTGISHQSHNFSDDIKSHSDEQSSPRKDTAVQTDYFNTSEYTESAEGRTVCCGSPDISIEYKETSNSKKYQKEMQCIDKNKISGKETGGIYSDLYEQYSRKERQIKPSEKYSKRPDWNINKPGKRYIPASERYPKQLQKQREENKVRRQMELLQLVERNTPGNLCPKKGGYSDKSPSPQEEINTKNKGHRVRKEEQLHKNHMNEERSESPPVPAVKNRLHQVQQNQTHASNLLVHNNNRREKNTKTDTQQRSSPPPVTEAGRPPSSQFIPYVRTNEVYYLDPDAPVTRPSTHDPQYRQFNDSYQTPRQICSSDHVRDPLLNPDVVKIRERQQAILKGLSELRQGLLQKQKELETALIPTIAQEENFILPF